The Diceros bicornis minor isolate mBicDic1 chromosome 18, mDicBic1.mat.cur, whole genome shotgun sequence sequence AGCCCAGTGGGGTGGTATCTTgatgggctttggggagggaaggggagctgGCCCTGTGAGCACCTCTCTGGTGAGGAGGAGACAGCAATCACCTgagcccttcccaggggcatccagcTGGCCTGAGGAGGTTGTCCTGTCCCATCCTGGCCCTCTCAAGAATGAGGGGTAAAATAAGCACATTGGAGCTCATGTGGTTGGCAGAACGCcccacacatctgtgtgtgtgcctCCTGCTTCCCTGACTCTGTGAGGTGTCCCGGGGGGAGGAGAGGCGGTTCCAGACCAGCTGGTGTGTCCTCTTCCACCCATGGGGATAATCCGGCTGTGCCAGCTGGCCACCCAGCCAGAGCACCTGGACTTGAACCTCCAAGACAGAGAACCAAGACCGTGAACCTCAGGCTCTCACAGGCCCCACATTCTCCAGGGCTCTCTCACCCTGGCATATGTCTCCCagctgcattcattcattcatttgttcattcattctttccacaTATATTTGTCAAGCTCTAAgtctctgccaggcactgtgtttggTGCTGATGCTACAGAGATGACTAAGACCCATTTCCTGCCCTCTGGGAGGTCACAGTCAAGTGGGCGAGACAGTCGGGTGAACGGATCATAACAACATGAGGTTGCAGGTGTTTCAGAAGGGCATGTACACAGTGCTTTGGGAACTCAAGGTGGAGTCACTGGCTACctgaagaggagagggaaggggtcacagaggaggtgacctGAATTGAGTCTTAAAGGATGAATAGGGATTCTTTAGATTGGGAGGGAGACATTATAAACAGAGGGAGCAAAGGCAAAGAGCATTAAAATGCCTGGATCTATTGGGCGGTACCTGGAGGGAAGTGGGTCTACCCACACCCGTGAGCCAGGAGGTGGGCACAAAGGAAGTAAGGGTAGAGGAAGTGAACCCCACCCAAAGAAAAGGCAGCTGAGGCAGATGAACGGCATCTGCCTCCCCAGACCCTTGGCACCAGTGGTGGCTACCTCCCTGCCCTGGCGTCCCCAGGTCCTGGCTGTCACAGTTCTCTGGGGAAGACAAGGCGGGCATAGCTGTGTGAAAGAAGTTTTACTTCCATCGCTAATGAAATGCTTCAGCCAGGCTCCAAGTCTGTGAGGAAAATGAGTGTGGAGTGAGAAAAGAGCCCTTGACTAAGAAAGGGGAGGTCTGGCTTCCCTagacagctgtgtgacctcgggcaagctGTTTCAGCTCTCATCATAAAATGAAGACTCCTTTGGTTCCTTTCAGCTCTAATATTCTGAGAATCCAGGCATCTTTAAGGGCGCCCCTCCCCCAGACCTGGGTGATCTCTCTCTGCAGGGGCCTTACCGTGTCCTGGTCTCCCAGCTTGTCactctcctgtctccctcttcccACAGAGAAAATGACCTTGTTTGAAAATGTCACCCGGGCCCTGGCCAGACAATTGAACCCTCGAGGGGACCTGACACCCCTTGACAGCCTCATAGACTTCAAGCGCTTCCATCCCTTCTGCCTGGtgctgaggaaaaggaaaagcacGCTCTTCTGGGGTGCCCAGTATGTGCGCACTGATTACACCCTCCTGGATGTGCTTGAACCTGGCAGCTCACCTTCAGGTCAGCCTCGGGCATGGGGTCGGATACTGAGGGATGAGGGCCAGGCACCAGCCTACAAGGAGGACTCTGAAGCTCCTCTGCCCAGATGTGCTTAGGTGTCATCGAGCTCAAAGTTCTCACaggaggtgggggaagagggatCCTCTCAGCCCAGACCCTTTCATCTTCTCCCTCCTGCAGACCCAACAGACTCTGGGAACTTTGGCTTTAAGAATATGCTGGATGCCcgagtggagggagaggtggatgTGCCAAAGACAGTCAAGGTGACGGGGACTGCAGGGCTGTCCCAGAGCAGCACCCTGGAGGTCCAGACACTCAGTGTGTCTCCCAAGGCACTGGAGACCTTACACCAGgagaggtgagagtgggcagggctgggggctaCCGGGATGGGGTGGGTAGTGCATGGAAAGGGTGCTTTGGGCCCTGCATTAAAGAGTAGGGCCTTCACACTGACCTTTACCTGTGTGGTCACCACAGGGAAGCTCTTGAAGATAACCCTTCTGGCCTAAGGGTGCATCCAGGCCATTTCCTAACCACTCCCCTCACCGGCTTCTCACTACCTCCAGTACCACCTCCCTCTATCACACACACATGAGGATGAGTGTTTCACATTAACTTGCTGTGCGACCCTGGAAAAGTCACTTTTCCTCTTGAGACCTCAGTTTTCTTTCCTGAAGAATGATGAGGTTGCATGAATATCTCTAAGGCTCATTTTTAACCTAAAACTCTATGAAATACACTAAAAAGGGAAGGGGTCTTAACTGCTCTCTACTGCAGTTTGAGCACAGCGTTCTGCTCTCATAAATGAAGCCTCCGcccggccccatacacacacagcaGGCAGCCCTCGGGAATGCTGCCCCAGCAGCACAAGGGGTGTGGCAGATGCCACGTTGATGCTGGGCACCTCAGATGTTTGGCTTGACTGGGAATTCACTTTTAAGTCGTTAAGTAGTAGTTGAAAGAAATAGGTGAGGACTggggagacaggaaggaagggCGGGGGTGTTTGGGAAGTCATCCAGTAAACATTTATATCGCCTCACTGAATGCAAAGAACCCTACTAGGTGCTGGGGTGCACTAGAACATCTTGTCTAAGAATCTTGCGATCtagaaatgtgaagaaaaatgTACAACAGTAACTATAATCCAAGGCAAGCAGTGGGACGTGCCATAGGAGGGCTCTGCCTGAGTTTTGTGGCAGGTCAGAGGGGCTTCTGGCTGGGGAAATGAAGAAAGACCTCACGGAGGAGGCAGCCCATGATCTAGGCCTTGAAAGATGAGTAGAAATTGGACATGCAGGGCTAGGAGAAGGACATTACAAAGACACACAGGCGAGAAATCACAAAACCTATAGGGACCATGAATAGCCAGTTTGGCAGGAGCAGAGAGCTATGAGTAGAACGAGTGGGAGATGTAGGGTAGGCCTAGATCATCGAGGACCCAGGTGCCCAGTCAAGGACATGGAACTATTCTGTAGGCACCAGGGAAACCCTGACTTGTGTTATGGTTAATCTGGCCAGATGGGGGAAGCGTGTCAGATGGAGGATGAGGGACAGGGGTTTGAAGCAGGCAGACCAGGCAAGACACTGTTCCACTATCCATCAGAGAGTAAAATGAAGACCTGAGCTGGGAAGAGCAGTCAGaatgaagagggaggaagggatgctAGGCCTCTGGGGCAACAGAATGGGCTGGACTTGGCAGCTGATTGAGGCTGAGGAAGAGGGTTTGTCAAAGATGACTCTGACAGAGCTCTAGTGTACAGCGTGATGACTATAGGTAGCAATTCTATATTACATCCTGGATATTTGCTAAGAGTAAATTTCAGGCAGCCTCACCACActcaaaaaaatggtaactatgtgaggagacgcatatgttaattagcttgactgtagtaacCATTTCtctatgtatgtgtataccaaAACATCATATTGcgtaccttaaatatatacagtttttattaaaataagtcaataaaatgtataagaatttaaaaaggaCTCTGAGATTTGACCCAAGTGATGACATTAATAGAAACAGGAAGACAGAGTTTAGAAGTGTCTTTGGAGAGAAAGATTGTGAATTCCTTTTGGACATTTTGAGTTTGTGGCTCCACTcagacatcagctgagagtgTTCCAAAGAGAGTTGGGGtgaactatagttaacaatatttgtattgtttttattgtattgtatatttgtaagttgctaagggagtagatcttaaaagttctcatcacaagaaaaaatttgtaactgtgtgtgatgatggatgttaactaaattcattatggtgatcatttcacaatatattcatatatcaaatcattatgggccggccccgtggcttagcggttaagtgcgcgcgctctgctgctggcagcgcgggttcggatcccgggcgcacacccacgcaccacttctccggccatgctgaggccgcgtcccacatacagcaactagaaggatgtgcaactatgacatacaactatctactggggctttggggaaaaaaaaaaaaggaggaggattggcaatagatgttggctcagagcaggtcttcctcagcaaaaagaggaggattagcacggatattagctcagggctgatcttcctcacaaaataaataaataaataaacaaataaataaataaataaataaataaaaagtacctttaaaaaaaatcattatgttgtacacctaaaactaatacaatgttatatgtcaactataactcaattaaaaaaattttttaaggtaGTTGGAAGTGAGGGTATGGAGCAGCTCAGGAGAGAAGTCCAGGTGAAGTACACGTATGGTGATCAGCAACATAAAGAGGAAAACGATATGAATGGGGGAAAGCTGTTGGAGGGAGTTCAGAGAGCAGAGAACTGAGAACAGAATCTTAGAGAACATAAGAtttcagggaaggaaagaaactagaaaaagagatgCAGACAGAATGGATAGGATTTAGAAGCCGGAGAGATAGGGGCAGAACCAGGGTGGTCCAGTGTGATGGGAAGCCAGGAGGAGACTGTTGCACGACAGTCTTGGACAGCAGGGACCAGTGTTGCACAGTGTTAGAGAAGGTCTTTGAGTCTTGTGGGTGGGAGGTCGTTGTGATTTCCACTGAGGAGTGCAAATAGAAGCCAAATTATAAAGAATTTAGGAGTGAGCAGTGGGGAAGTAAAGACTGTGGGTATGAGCATATCCTTTGAGATATTTGCCAACGAAGTGAAGGAAAGAAGCAGAACGGTAATTTGAGAGAGGAGCAAGATCAAAGgacatgtttttatatataagTAAGTGGAGAGGAGGAACTGGTGTTAATAGCAAGAGAGATGATAAGAGATGGAGAAGAAGGACACCAGCAGAGAAGAACAGGGCTAAGAACAGGGAGCAAAGGGAGGGGAATCTACCCCCAGGCCGAGGGAAAAGGGAGACAGAAGTAACCAGAAGGCTTGTTCTGGGCCAGGTGCTCTGTCAGGTGATTACCCAGTTTCTCTCTCAACAACCCTGGAGGTAGgtgtcattatccccattttagagatgaggcaaCCAGGAATAAGAGAAGCTGCCCTGCTGGTAAGTGGGAGACCTGGGTTTGCACCTGGGTCTCCCTCCAGAGTCCTCACCCTTCCCCTGACTCCACCATGCCTTGCTCCTGGGAAtggcagaagaaaagagaagggcaCGGCCCAGGCAGGGAGAAGCTCTGAACGATCCCTTTCTGTTTCTCCTCCACAGGAAGTTGTCAGCAGAGCACCCGTTCCTGAAGGAGATGCGAAATCGAGGAGAGAACCTGTATGTGGTGATGGAGGTCGTGGAGACCGTGCAGGAGGTCACTCTGGAGAGAGCCGGCAAGGCAGAGGgttgcttctctctcccattcTTCGCCCCGTTGGGGCTACAGGTttggctcacacacacacacacacacacacacacacacacacacacttacatttACCATCTCCTCAGGGGCTACGTGAACTTTGCCCCATCAGTGCTCACCCAGGATACTGAAAAGGACCCACTCCTTCTCCCTGCTCTTCAAGATTCTGGCCCCAGTTGCCATACAAAAATCCCCTCTCTGGTCGATGGCGCCCAATGTGGACAGATCCCTGTGCCAGATGCCACAGGGAATATCGGGCAAGGGGAAACGCATAGTCGTGGgtcccgccccgccccccgccggtGCTCCCACCCTACAAGAGAGACATCCTTGCTCTCAGAAAGCTCTCAGTCGCATGCAGGAGACACATAGGCTAAACCCCAGAGAACACAGGCTTGGAAAATTCAACGTAAATAAGTAATGCTCTACATACCCATGTCTATTTTGTATAACTATTCAAGGGATGAGTTGGAACCAGGAATAGGGATTAGTCAtgaagggcttcctggaggaggtgagcaTGGGACAGatggcagagagaaagaaggaaccaGGGCGTGGATGGAAGCTCTAAGGTGGGACAGGGATGCACAGGCAGGTGATGGAGCAGGTCTGCCCAGTTCCTTCATGTCTGAACCACGAAGAGAGATCCAGAGGTTAGAGGGACGATCAGTGGAAATGAGCAGAAGGGCTTTGAAGCTCACTGCAGGGAGTGCAGACTGGGTGGGAAGGCAATCAGGGACACCAGTGGAGGGTTCCCAACTACTTATCTCCCCAAAGGTGCTCAGGCCTCGACTTCCACTTACCGCCCCCAACCCTCACTCCCCACGTCTCATACTTAGAATCTCTGTAGAGTCACAAATACTCATTGTCTAATCCTAGGGATCTATAAACCGCAAGGAGGCTGTAACCATCCCCAAGGGCTGCATCCTGGCCTTTCGAGTGAGACAGCTGATGGTCAAAGGCAAAGATGAGTGGGGTGAGCAGAGACCGGCATGTTCTCCCCTCACGACAAGAATTACCCTCACCAGTACTAAGGCATTCTGGTCCCCTCTTGTCGCAATGTCAGGGATTGAGTGAAGGAGTGTATTGTATTGTGGTtcagctgccaggtgcaggggctgctctggagagggagtgacgggactcctgggtctgagcaTCTCCTGTGTGCTAGGAACTGTGTTAGCtgaggggaggggacagagatgaacAAGCACAGCCTCTGCTTTCAAGAAGTCTGTGGTCAGTGGAGGAAACAAACACAGACACCAGCACTAGAATGCAAGGGAGAAAATAGTGTTATCATAGGAAAggatttacagaggaagaaaagattACTTCCAGAAATAGAGATACAGTAGGGGATTAGGTGAGGCGTTTGGGGGCGGGGTCCTTGCCCTTAGCAGAGCCCATGGACTTGAGACTAGAGAAGGAAAAGTGGGGCCGCTGTAAAtggtcctctcccctcccccctccttacAGGTATTCCACATATCTACAATGATAGCATGCAAACCTTCCCTCCCGGAGGTAAGCGAAATTGCTTCCTGGCTCCCCACATCTTCTGCCCTACCCCTGACGTTATCTGCTAAAATCCTGCACCCGCTAATGCCATATACCATAATACCCCAAGGAGCCCctgatttttttccaaagtcCCTGAAAATATCTATCCTCAACTTTAGGAAAGACAGATAGAGGCATATAAATACTgcccaagagagacagagaaacagaaagacagagaccgaAAGCACAATGGGAGAAAGACATAAGACTTGGAGACAGTGTATGTTCCCAAATTGTGGGGGTGGATGAGCTAACAGAATCTCCATGTGTTTTTGTAATGATCACTGATAAAGCTGCCTTGACAACTGCTCTAGATAAAAAGGCACAAAGAGGTTTTATGCTAACATATGTGCGTTGTTTCTGTCTTCAGAAACGCCGGAAGAGGAGAAGATCATCCGTAAGTGTCCCCTGTCATTTCACTGCAACTTTCTTGACTCAGAATTTTAAAACTTCCAcctttctcctcccttctccgTGGGACTGACAGGGAACATGGCTGAGCAGGTCTCAGCAAACAATTGTTCCTGAAACGTGCAGAAATTCTGACAGCTTAGGAAAAAGCAGTGGAAGGGGAATGTCTTTGGACAAGATACCCAGGTGGTCTGATGCTTCAGACCCCTGTCCTCGAGGGCCTAGCAGCTGTAACCTGTTATTCACACATCTGCAACTCTGCCACCCAGCGCAGGGGGTGGGAGCCGCTGAGTCACAGCGAGGCCAACTCAATCCAAGTGCCCCTTTTCACACTGCATTAGCTTCTCTCCTGACTCATTCCTGCCTCCCACAAATGGAGCAAGAATATCCTTAAGATGGCTAGGATATCCCAGAAGACAGGATCTATTTCCTAACCCCCATTAATGTCTCATCCCCTGAGTATGCCTACTGTTTTGGAGGattacattcttatttttttttcctcagttatCCAGGCATCTGATGTTGGTAAGGAATTTTGTGAGTTTCTCCCAAGGCGTTGGCATGAAGGCAGTGGAAGAAGCATTGGGATGGAGGGACGGGAAGACAAGTGCTGAGTCCCAGGTCCTGGGGACTGGAGCCACTTCCAGGAAGCCACTCTCTCCAAAGCAGGCTGAATGTATTCCTAGGATTCCACGCTCCTAGATGGTCAGGCCATCTAGGTTCAAGCTATCCCTGATCCACCCATATCCCTGGATAGAGACCCACTGCTCTCTGGAACAGTCCCATCCTGGCCTTCACTCAGTCACCAAAGTCATTCTTCTTTGCCAACTAACTCATGAGAAGGAGAAATAGATCTTCCTTCTCAAGGTTTAGCTGAAGTCTAAGAGAGAGGGAAGTCAATTGTCTACTGATACGGGACGGGGCCTGGGATCTCAGGGAGAATTAACTGCTGCCTTAGATGGTAATAGGGGTCCTGATCCACCTCCTCGCCCCCTCCCCCAAAACCTCAAGTCAAGGCTAGTGGATAAATTCATAACCACGTTCCTTggtcaagaaaaaagagagatgaggCTCAAGCTGGGAGCAGTGCAGGGGGACCTGAGGAGGACTGAGTGTCCTGCAGAGAGAATGCTGACTGAATGGGGAGGGTGCCAGATGGTGGTTTGTTTGCCCTGTTTACTGTCCCCATAGGGGAGGTACACAAGGACTTCAAGACACTGAAAGAAGAAGTTCAAAGAGAGACCCAAGAAGTGGAGAAGCTGAGCCAAGGAGGGCAAAGCTCCCTGCTCACCTCCCTCAGCAAACTtctagggaagaaaaaagagcTACAAGACCTGGAGCTCACAGTGAGGCCCAGCGGAAGGGTGGGAGGCATGGGAGAAGGCAGGTTTTGGTGGAGGTGTGGGCGGGGCGTTGCAACTGGGGGGGGATCTGACACTAACAGAAGGTGGATGTTAGTGGCCAAGGCTATCccccaggctgccaggctgctgctGCTCACTTTGTGCCTCTGGAAAGGGGCCAACAGTGCAGATTTCCCCAAGGGTCCCTTTTAACATGCTCCCTCCTGAAGGACAGAGGGTAGGCAGCAGGCCCTCTCCTGAAAGGGGGCTGGAACCTTTCCTTTCCAGAGTCCAAGGCTTACAGACCAAAGAATCCAGGACTCCAATACTTTTCAGGACTTGATACCTTGAAACAGAAACAAGGAAATGGGAGCCAGTTAATACATCTCAGGGgattgttatgtgccaggcacagtgctgggccCCTCACTCATGTTATCTTAAATGGTCACCCACCTTTCCCCACAGCTTGAGGGGGCTCTGGACAAAGAACATGAAGTGACCCTGGAGGCACTCCCAAAAGATGTCCTACTATCAAAGGAGGCTATGGGTGCCATCCTCTATTTCCTTGGAGCCCTAACAGGTAAATGGAGAATAAGGTCAGTTACATACCTTTTCAGTGATAGGAATGAATCACTGAATGAATTcccaaatatatgaatgaatgagtaagtgaatgaatgcCAGGCAAATTATACCACAGTTAGGTAGTTTatatctacatttaaaaaaatttgtttcaggggccagccccgtggcttagtggttaagtgcacgcactccactactggtggcccaggttcagatccccggcacacaccaacgcaccgcttgtccagccatgctgaggccgcgtcccacatatagcagctagaaggatgtgcaactatgacatacaactatctactggggctttggggagaaaaaaaaggggggggaaggaggaggattggcaatagatgttagctcagggccagtcttcctcagcaaaaagaggaggattgacatggatgttagctcagggctgatcttcctccaaaaaaaaaaaaaatttgtttcattCCTAAAGATTCACTCAGTCACCTTGGATAGTCTGAGAAGATGGCCTAGTCTTGTTAACAGAGGTTGGGAAATAACCCTAGTTTTATCAGCCACATATTTAAAACATCTACATATAGCTAAGCTCATCACTTGGATATCAATATTTGTTAGCTTTAATTTCAGAGGGTGACATCTTCTGATCTTGCCCCTgaattctcttcttctctctgcaTGAAACATTCCTCCACTTAGAAAAACTCTCTGGTCCTTCAGGTGAAGCTGAGACGTTTGTTCCCTTAAGGAGCATGCCCTCAAACGCCGAGACCAAAGCAGACCCCTCAGCTCTGGCTCCATTACCACCCTGTATTGTAACTGCACGTTGctttgtctcctccactagactacAAGTCCCTTGAGTGAAAGGAGTACGACTTTTACCTAACACACCTAGCAAAGCTGCTTGGCATAGAGCAGTTATTCAACCACGGAGGAATGTATGAATTAATTAATGCTGAAATTCTGGAAGTGCACCCATTTGGAATCTGTAGTCCCCTTTGCACCAACAACACACATCTCCTTCTCTACTTTTTCCTCCAGAGCTAAATGAAGCCCAACAGAAGCTGCTGGTAAAATCCATGGAGAAAAAGATCCTACCTGTGCAGCTAAAGCTGGTGAGAAAAAACGGCAGATGCTCAGGAGAGTGGGAGGGAGTCAGCTAGAACCAGTGGAAAGATAGAGATTTAGCCTAATGACAGAACCGTCCTA is a genomic window containing:
- the GSDMA gene encoding gasdermin-A; translated protein: MTLFENVTRALARQLNPRGDLTPLDSLIDFKRFHPFCLVLRKRKSTLFWGAQYVRTDYTLLDVLEPGSSPSDPTDSGNFGFKNMLDARVEGEVDVPKTVKVTGTAGLSQSSTLEVQTLSVSPKALETLHQERKLSAEHPFLKEMRNRGENLYVVMEVVETVQEVTLERAGKAEGCFSLPFFAPLGLQGSINRKEAVTIPKGCILAFRVRQLMVKGKDEWGIPHIYNDSMQTFPPGETPEEEKIILIQASDVGEVHKDFKTLKEEVQRETQEVEKLSQGGQSSLLTSLSKLLGKKKELQDLELTLEGALDKEHEVTLEALPKDVLLSKEAMGAILYFLGALTELNEAQQKLLVKSMEKKILPVQLKLVESTMEQNFLQDEEGVFPLQPNLLSSLGEEELTLTEALVGLSGLEVQRSGPEYVWDPDTLPRLCALYAGLSLLQLLTKAS